Genomic window (Ureibacillus composti):
GCTGTCACTGAGTAACCATTTTGCACCGTTCCATGGATAGAAATAGAACCGTCAAATTGAATATTTCCGGTTTCAATTCCAACATCACCTACTATTGGTAAATGCCTGTTTACTGAAATAAACCCTTGGCGATGCTCAACGACACCAGTTGTTTTTGCACGAATTACTATTTTTCCATCTTCTTCAACTTCGTAAGCAGAGTGCGGATCAAATTTAATTGGTACATCTTTACCCGGAGGAGCAGTTACTGGATTTCCAAATATATCAATTCCTTCTATCCCTTCACTGGCTGGTGTTTTTTCGCCTAACCAAGCACCTTCCTTTATTTCAAAAATAAAATTCATATCAAAAAAGTCTGCTCGTCCATCATCCCTAATAACTGGTTTACGTTCTGGAATTTCTAAATACTCTACTTTTGCGTCATTACCTTTTACAGGTTGTGTGCCAACAGCTATTTCGTATGGTTTACCTGTTATTAAGCTGCCTACATCGAGTTCTTTAATTCCATGTATTATATGATTTTCCTTAAGGACATCCTTAATTTGTTGCTTTATATTTACTATATTATTTTGGATTGTATTAATTGTATCATGAACAATGATAGAGGCTGTCATTCCATCTTTTGAAATATCGATTTCACAAACAGGTAACCATTCACCAATTTGTGCGGGTTGATCCATTTCCTTTAATAGTGAATTTTTTAGTAATAAAAAATGAGTTAGTTTTATTCTTGGGTATTGTCTTAAAATAAACTCAAACTCTTTTAATGATAGTCCTGTCTTCAAGGTTTGTATGTATACTTTCTCATCACTTTCTGTTAACTTTACAAACTGATTAATAAAAATCATCACCTAGAAACACCCCCTACATTAATTTAGTATACCAAATGGTTAATGATTGATTAGTATTATTTGTTGCATAGTCATTATAAGT
Coding sequences:
- a CDS encoding FapA family protein, producing MIFINQFVKLTESDEKVYIQTLKTGLSLKEFEFILRQYPRIKLTHFLLLKNSLLKEMDQPAQIGEWLPVCEIDISKDGMTASIIVHDTINTIQNNIVNIKQQIKDVLKENHIIHGIKELDVGSLITGKPYEIAVGTQPVKGNDAKVEYLEIPERKPVIRDDGRADFFDMNFIFEIKEGAWLGEKTPASEGIEGIDIFGNPVTAPPGKDVPIKFDPHSAYEVEEDGKIVIRAKTTGVVEHRQGFISVNRHLPIVGDVGIETGNIQFDGSISIHGTVQNGYSVTANGDISIEGIEGVTGAKLIHSIEGDIYIRGGIFGNNETKVIAGGNIFVKHVNDAKLSAGNEIIIGSYSLGSNLEASKILVDERKGKIIGGKAVALNTIVTAIAGNHLERRTELIINNSNKKKALEVIQEKAANLKIIHEEIIQLSTHLNPLIQYKEQLTGQQLAVVDEKIQYLNNLKNSSEKLDLEIKDLMKDYQQVGKEKIVVKKEAFPGTFIDIGGKSSHLTKKQKGTFLIEFGELNV